The SAR202 cluster bacterium genome includes a window with the following:
- a CDS encoding peptidylprolyl isomerase, with protein MAKAGNGNTVKVHYTGKLDDGTVFDSSKDIDPIEFTLGEGRMIPGFEAAIMGMEVGDSKTVKIASEQAYGPHREDKMLKVDRQEIPASIPLAKGMKLQAQAPNGEVVYFSVVEFNDAQVTLDGNHPMAGKTLTFEIELVSVS; from the coding sequence ATGGCTAAAGCTGGCAATGGTAACACGGTTAAGGTCCACTACACCGGCAAGCTGGATGACGGCACGGTCTTCGACTCATCAAAGGATATTGATCCGATTGAGTTCACTCTGGGCGAAGGCCGGATGATTCCCGGATTCGAGGCCGCCATTATGGGGATGGAGGTCGGTGACAGTAAGACCGTCAAGATAGCCTCGGAGCAGGCCTACGGCCCCCATCGAGAGGACAAAATGCTGAAGGTTGACCGTCAGGAGATACCTGCGTCTATTCCTTTGGCCAAGGGTATGAAGCTCCAGGCCCAGGCCCCTAACGGCGAGGTGGTCTATTTTAGCGTCGTCGAGTTTAACGATGCCCAGGTCACCCTGGACGGTAACCACCCCATGGCTGGCAAGACCCTGACCTTTGAGATAGAGCTAGTGTCTGTAAGTTAA